A single genomic interval of Rubripirellula reticaptiva harbors:
- a CDS encoding DUF4347 domain-containing protein, producing MAKRQNDWRRWLMSIDEWSTRGTRLFARPQRRCGLGPQLRLSSLEPRILFSATPIDFSAMDGQDQAAMVMEVEPEQSDESATAESVSIAQLAASDTSQPTELVFINSDVANIDQILDDLGASEKNYEVFVLEADRDGIDQINEILDGRSEVSSLHLFSHAENGAVRLGNVSLGSNNLAAHASQIALWQSALTSSADILIYGCDLAATEDGRYLIDAIGTLTEADVAASDDDTGHASFGGNWNLEFATGSIETEIATSAQLQQDWLGKLSTITVTTFADTINGSDGVTSLREAIIAASSGDTIVLGTGTYVLAISGTGENSTLTGDLDINKSLTIIGNGAGNTIIDGGAQDRVFHIDNVSATVAFSELTIQNGFTTGNGGAVYIEDGTVNLNRVAVQSNRGAFGAGIYVNTSATLNLTDVVIQNNGDGGTTRGGGIDLDGTASLLRVTISGNQAGSGGGIYNSGTLDMSNATLGGNNAFSSGGGVYSTGTTSITNSTIAFNNGGSGGGIRRQGGSTSIVNTIISNNSASSANADVQGSFNSLGFNLIQDVTGGSGFVGSDIVGSSANLGSLTDNGGFGKTHAITTSSLAYNAGTTTGAPTNDQRGVERSSLVDIGAFELRELSSTSEFRVNTTTSSTQETSGQDRGSQQSVAMADDGSYVVVWSSLNQDGDGWGVYARRFDSSGMALTGEITVADLPANNQKWARVGSADDGSFVVTWTLTDALDLPQDVYAQRFDASGNALGANFVVNTTTSGTQSNSSIAVNGSGDFIVAWEGNGVGETDGIFYRRFNANGTAIDGTEIRANFDDLGDENEASVAINDSGQFAIAWESAGEIYVRHFAAGGTALHDDVMVDSNVAPAMGPTVAIDSLGRAVVVYRTNGLVGLGAGVWGRSFNTDGTERLSLFQVSNQSFSSDNTQPSIAMADNGDFVVVYHGDDNGDGDGSSVKFRRYDADSGAIAAASQVNISTTGDQQFASVAMLDMDNFVVTWSGNGTQSGNTDTSGVFSRQFHLESPTLDLDANNSSGTSGNDFAQTFVNGGGAVSVADTDATIIDFDSTHLQSLTIKITDRQNGANEVLSANTSGTSITANYSAGTLTLSGSDTLARYQQVLRTVTYNNSINPATGTSRTITFVANDGISVSEVATTTLTISMPVNLAPTDIAISNSTVNENTNTTGGNSIGVLSATDADSSAPFTWAVVGGADQARFSIGGASNNELILTDGVLDYETKSSYVVDVRVTDSSGNPFIETLTISVTDINEAPTVSLSLATTTLAEDTDTTSAIVVSTITVTDDALGTNTLTLSGSDASLFEIVGNDLRLIAGAALDFETKSTLDVTVNVNDPAVGGSPDDTASHTLTITDVNEAPSVSLTPVITTLSEDTDTTSAIVVATITITDDALGNETLSLSGLDAAFFEIVGNDLRLKAGVNLDFETNPTLNVTVEIDDATISGSPDDSAGHSVTITDVVETPTQVLTPSNDTYLNKNQSDFNYGISETLVIDHLGGSIGDSRILLQFDFSSIPVGATITGANLTMQATAGSGVFDIGVYEVTESWVQGNQDGATGFPSWDNRTNTATWNGGTFDTTAVATFNATTTGQHAWNITTLVQEWVMGSTVNHGLILGSENTSGNSYTYSSSEGASAPQLQLFYTVTNAAPTDIAPNTFSVTENTDTTAGISLGGLTATDSDVGETFTWVVVGGADETKFTINGSNELVLSDGIVDFERQGSYSVVVRVIDSATNIYDETLTIDVTDQNEAPSISLTPIVTNLDENTDTSSAITIATIVISDDALGSETLTLSGNDAAMFEIVGNELRVIANASLDFETNDSLDVTVNIDDPAIAGNPDDSANYTVTVNNINESPVVTLTPVVANLDEDTDTTSAIVVATITVTDDSVGSETLSLSGADAAMFEIVGNQLRLIAGASLNFESNASLDVSVDVDDTSIPGSPDNSAAHTITVGDINEAPSISLTPIVTNLDENTDTSTAIVIATIVISDDGLGSETLTLSGDDAASFEIVGNELRLIANASLDFETNDSLDVTVSIDDPAIAGNPEDSASYNVNIGPSNEAPTGINLDNSSVAESAAGAFVGTLTAIDPDAGDLHTWSVDDARFEIIAGQLKLKSTESLAFDTEPTVNVIVRATDIGGLFRDASFVLTVNARESSTVPLLPSGLLPDASKSTDSTSTSGDSDDDSGKEASSDSDSDKNVIVSGIVTSKNSDDDDDDKPNMVMPTAVEASYTSSTVAQSSNPAALAAILSQDGSDIDSRNSLNEEDRQSSKDSESRSNVLDTQSELTQSQLNYILLTQPGAMWNELDQHRNQLESQIQGDLIVVGATGAAASSVTVGVIAWALRSGVLASGLLAQMPAWRAVDPLLIMQGSGEKSDNESLEELMARRSEALDNQSNNDSDGT from the coding sequence ATGGCAAAACGACAGAACGATTGGCGACGATGGCTTATGTCCATCGACGAATGGAGCACACGGGGAACCCGTTTGTTCGCTCGTCCCCAGCGTCGCTGCGGCCTTGGTCCCCAATTGCGTTTGAGCAGCCTTGAACCTCGCATTCTGTTCAGCGCCACGCCAATCGACTTCAGCGCCATGGACGGCCAAGACCAAGCCGCAATGGTGATGGAAGTCGAGCCAGAACAGTCCGACGAGTCCGCCACAGCCGAATCGGTCTCGATCGCACAGCTGGCCGCATCGGATACGTCGCAGCCCACTGAACTCGTCTTTATCAATTCGGATGTTGCCAACATCGATCAGATCTTGGACGATCTTGGTGCGTCGGAAAAGAATTATGAAGTCTTTGTTCTGGAAGCCGATCGCGATGGCATCGACCAGATCAACGAAATCCTAGACGGACGCAGCGAAGTCTCGTCACTGCACCTGTTCTCGCACGCCGAAAACGGCGCAGTGCGTCTTGGAAACGTTTCGCTTGGATCGAACAACCTTGCTGCGCATGCGTCGCAGATTGCTTTATGGCAATCGGCATTGACGTCCAGCGCTGACATTCTGATTTATGGTTGCGACTTGGCGGCAACCGAAGATGGTCGCTATCTGATCGACGCGATTGGCACCTTAACCGAAGCCGATGTCGCCGCCAGCGACGACGATACGGGACACGCCTCGTTTGGCGGCAACTGGAATTTGGAATTCGCGACCGGTTCGATCGAAACCGAAATCGCGACCAGCGCCCAACTGCAACAGGACTGGCTAGGAAAACTCAGCACCATCACGGTCACCACATTTGCCGACACGATCAATGGCAGCGATGGCGTGACATCTCTGCGCGAAGCAATCATTGCTGCAAGCAGCGGCGATACGATCGTCCTGGGGACCGGAACGTATGTCCTAGCGATTTCCGGCACAGGCGAAAACAGCACACTTACCGGTGACTTGGATATCAACAAGAGTCTTACCATTATCGGTAACGGCGCCGGCAATACGATCATCGATGGCGGTGCCCAAGACCGAGTTTTTCACATTGACAACGTCTCCGCGACCGTTGCGTTTTCGGAATTGACAATTCAAAACGGATTCACAACCGGTAACGGTGGTGCCGTTTACATCGAGGACGGCACGGTCAACCTAAATCGCGTAGCCGTGCAGAGCAACCGAGGTGCGTTTGGCGCTGGGATCTATGTCAACACCAGTGCCACGCTCAACCTTACCGATGTCGTGATCCAAAACAACGGCGACGGCGGGACCACGCGAGGCGGTGGGATCGACCTGGACGGGACCGCAAGCCTACTGAGAGTAACGATCAGCGGAAACCAAGCGGGTTCAGGTGGCGGTATTTACAATTCCGGGACGCTGGACATGAGCAACGCTACGCTCGGCGGCAACAACGCGTTCTCGTCCGGTGGGGGCGTCTACAGTACCGGCACCACGTCGATCACGAACTCGACAATCGCCTTCAACAACGGCGGCAGCGGCGGCGGCATTCGTCGACAAGGCGGATCGACCAGCATCGTTAACACCATCATCTCGAACAACTCCGCATCCTCGGCGAACGCAGACGTTCAGGGCTCATTTAACAGCCTCGGCTTCAACCTGATCCAAGACGTCACGGGGGGCAGCGGATTCGTTGGAAGCGACATCGTCGGTTCGAGCGCGAACCTGGGCTCACTCACCGACAATGGCGGCTTTGGAAAGACGCACGCGATCACAACGTCCAGTCTTGCCTACAACGCAGGAACCACCACGGGCGCACCGACCAATGACCAGCGTGGCGTCGAACGAAGCTCGCTGGTTGATATCGGCGCATTTGAACTACGTGAACTGAGTTCGACTTCTGAATTCCGCGTCAACACCACAACCAGTTCAACGCAAGAGACAAGCGGCCAGGATCGGGGAAGCCAACAATCCGTCGCGATGGCAGACGACGGCAGCTATGTCGTCGTGTGGTCAAGTCTAAATCAAGACGGTGACGGTTGGGGCGTCTACGCGAGACGTTTTGATTCATCCGGTATGGCGTTAACAGGCGAGATCACCGTCGCCGACTTACCAGCAAACAATCAAAAATGGGCACGCGTCGGTTCCGCCGACGACGGCAGCTTTGTCGTGACCTGGACGCTGACCGACGCCCTCGATTTACCGCAAGACGTGTACGCCCAACGCTTTGACGCCAGCGGAAACGCCCTCGGCGCCAACTTCGTGGTCAACACCACAACAAGTGGCACCCAATCCAACTCAAGCATTGCCGTCAACGGCAGCGGTGACTTCATCGTCGCCTGGGAAGGCAACGGCGTTGGTGAGACCGACGGAATTTTCTATCGTCGATTCAACGCAAACGGGACCGCGATCGACGGCACCGAAATACGCGCCAACTTTGACGATCTTGGCGACGAAAATGAAGCCAGTGTCGCCATCAACGACAGCGGACAATTTGCGATCGCTTGGGAATCCGCAGGCGAAATCTATGTTCGCCATTTTGCCGCCGGTGGAACAGCTCTCCATGACGACGTCATGGTTGACAGTAACGTGGCCCCAGCGATGGGGCCAACTGTTGCGATCGACTCGCTTGGTCGGGCCGTGGTCGTCTACCGAACCAACGGACTAGTTGGACTAGGCGCCGGTGTGTGGGGACGTTCTTTCAACACCGATGGAACCGAGCGATTGTCACTTTTCCAAGTGAGCAACCAGTCATTTAGTTCGGACAACACGCAACCGTCGATTGCGATGGCTGACAATGGCGACTTCGTTGTCGTTTATCATGGCGACGATAACGGCGACGGAGACGGAAGTTCAGTGAAGTTCCGCCGATACGACGCGGACAGCGGCGCAATCGCGGCCGCCTCGCAGGTCAACATCAGCACCACCGGCGACCAACAGTTTGCATCCGTCGCCATGCTAGACATGGACAACTTTGTTGTGACGTGGAGCGGAAACGGCACGCAATCCGGAAATACAGACACCAGTGGAGTATTCTCGCGTCAGTTCCATCTTGAATCGCCAACGCTAGACCTTGACGCGAACAACAGTTCGGGAACATCCGGCAATGACTTTGCACAAACCTTTGTCAATGGCGGCGGAGCGGTCTCGGTGGCCGACACGGACGCCACGATTATCGACTTTGACAGCACCCATCTGCAATCGCTAACGATCAAGATCACTGATCGACAAAACGGCGCTAATGAAGTGCTATCGGCGAATACGTCGGGCACTTCAATCACGGCAAACTACTCCGCTGGCACGCTCACGCTTTCAGGCTCGGACACGTTAGCTCGCTACCAGCAAGTCCTTCGCACCGTCACCTACAACAACAGCATCAATCCGGCGACTGGCACCAGTCGCACCATCACGTTTGTTGCCAACGACGGCATTTCGGTCAGCGAAGTTGCAACGACAACGCTGACCATTTCCATGCCGGTGAACCTGGCGCCCACCGACATTGCGATTTCCAATTCCACCGTCAACGAAAACACAAACACAACGGGCGGAAACAGTATCGGCGTACTCTCAGCCACCGACGCGGACTCGAGCGCCCCCTTTACTTGGGCAGTCGTCGGAGGCGCTGATCAAGCTCGCTTCTCGATCGGCGGAGCATCCAACAACGAATTGATCCTCACCGACGGTGTGCTCGACTACGAAACGAAGTCCTCCTATGTGGTCGACGTGCGTGTCACCGATTCCAGTGGAAACCCATTCATCGAAACGTTGACCATTTCTGTCACCGACATCAACGAGGCTCCCACCGTTTCGCTGAGCCTCGCGACAACGACACTGGCTGAAGATACGGATACCACATCGGCGATCGTCGTCTCGACGATCACGGTCACCGATGATGCCTTGGGAACCAATACCTTAACGCTGTCGGGGAGTGATGCGTCACTGTTCGAAATCGTCGGCAATGATCTAAGGCTGATCGCGGGCGCGGCGCTCGATTTTGAAACCAAGAGCACGCTTGATGTCACGGTCAACGTCAATGACCCGGCCGTCGGCGGCAGCCCCGATGATACGGCCTCGCACACCCTTACGATCACGGATGTCAACGAAGCGCCTAGCGTTTCGTTGACCCCCGTGATCACAACCTTGAGCGAAGACACCGACACGACTTCGGCGATCGTGGTTGCAACGATCACCATCACCGACGATGCACTGGGCAACGAAACGCTATCGCTGTCGGGATTGGACGCCGCCTTTTTTGAGATCGTCGGAAACGATCTTCGTTTGAAAGCCGGCGTAAACCTTGACTTTGAAACCAATCCAACGCTGAACGTCACGGTCGAAATCGACGACGCGACGATTTCTGGATCGCCCGACGATTCGGCCGGTCACAGCGTGACCATCACCGATGTAGTCGAGACTCCGACCCAGGTGCTCACACCGTCGAACGATACTTATCTCAACAAAAACCAATCCGACTTCAACTATGGAATCTCCGAAACGTTGGTGATCGACCATTTGGGCGGCAGCATCGGCGATTCACGCATTCTATTGCAGTTTGATTTCAGCAGCATTCCGGTCGGCGCCACGATTACCGGGGCAAACTTAACGATGCAAGCAACCGCCGGCTCGGGTGTATTCGACATCGGTGTCTACGAAGTCACCGAGTCATGGGTCCAAGGCAACCAAGACGGTGCAACTGGTTTCCCTAGCTGGGACAATCGAACCAATACGGCAACTTGGAACGGCGGCACGTTTGACACAACTGCGGTCGCGACCTTCAACGCCACCACCACCGGTCAACATGCCTGGAACATCACCACACTTGTTCAAGAGTGGGTGATGGGATCAACCGTCAACCATGGTTTGATCCTCGGCAGCGAAAACACCAGCGGAAACTCGTACACGTATTCCAGCAGCGAAGGTGCATCGGCGCCGCAGCTACAACTCTTCTATACAGTCACCAATGCTGCGCCCACGGACATCGCCCCAAACACTTTCTCGGTGACCGAGAACACTGACACGACGGCTGGAATCAGCCTTGGTGGGCTTACCGCGACCGACTCTGACGTTGGCGAAACGTTCACTTGGGTAGTCGTAGGTGGTGCCGATGAAACAAAATTCACAATCAACGGATCCAATGAGCTTGTTCTCAGCGATGGGATCGTGGACTTTGAACGACAAGGCTCGTATTCCGTCGTCGTCCGCGTCATTGATTCGGCAACGAACATTTACGACGAAACGCTGACGATTGACGTAACCGACCAAAACGAAGCTCCATCGATCTCACTGACGCCAATCGTCACGAACTTGGATGAAAACACCGACACCAGCTCGGCCATCACCATCGCCACGATTGTGATCAGCGACGATGCACTGGGCAGTGAAACGTTGACGTTGTCGGGCAACGATGCAGCGATGTTTGAAATTGTTGGCAATGAGCTACGAGTGATTGCCAACGCATCGCTGGACTTTGAAACCAACGACTCACTTGACGTCACCGTCAACATCGATGACCCGGCGATCGCTGGCAATCCAGATGATTCTGCGAACTACACCGTTACCGTCAACAACATCAACGAGTCTCCCGTCGTCACACTCACGCCGGTGGTTGCCAACCTGGATGAAGACACCGACACCACGTCGGCGATCGTCGTGGCAACCATCACCGTGACGGACGATTCGGTGGGATCTGAAACGTTGTCGTTGTCGGGCGCGGATGCGGCAATGTTCGAAATCGTCGGTAATCAACTTCGCCTGATCGCCGGTGCATCGCTCAACTTTGAATCGAATGCATCGCTTGATGTCTCGGTGGACGTCGACGACACGTCAATTCCCGGAAGCCCTGACAACTCCGCCGCCCATACGATCACGGTTGGTGACATCAACGAAGCTCCGTCGATCTCACTGACGCCAATCGTCACGAACTTGGATGAAAACACCGACACCAGCACGGCGATTGTGATCGCTACGATCGTGATCAGCGACGATGGACTTGGCAGTGAAACATTGACGTTGTCGGGAGACGATGCGGCGAGTTTTGAAATTGTCGGCAATGAACTACGACTGATTGCCAACGCGTCGCTGGACTTTGAAACCAACGACTCGCTTGACGTCACCGTCAGCATCGATGACCCGGCGATCGCTGGTAATCCAGAAGACTCTGCGTCGTATAACGTCAACATCGGTCCGTCTAACGAGGCGCCGACCGGAATCAATCTCGACAATTCGAGCGTCGCGGAATCTGCAGCCGGGGCGTTCGTCGGGACTCTAACAGCCATCGATCCCGATGCCGGTGACCTACACACTTGGTCCGTTGACGATGCAAGGTTCGAAATCATTGCCGGCCAACTGAAACTAAAGAGCACGGAATCGTTGGCCTTCGATACTGAACCCACCGTCAACGTGATAGTGCGAGCAACCGACATCGGGGGCCTCTTTAGGGATGCATCGTTCGTATTGACGGTCAATGCTAGGGAATCCTCCACCGTTCCGTTGCTGCCGTCGGGACTGTTACCGGATGCTTCGAAATCAACGGATTCGACCAGCACGTCGGGCGACTCGGATGACGACTCTGGCAAAGAGGCATCTAGCGAT
- a CDS encoding TolC family protein — translation MKLRNCCKPLLFAIGSMVVVATAHPSTAQTPQQPEIQRTGTPQPISIATLQKVWETSSTPIMVPPSSLSRSMSSFDDIPPPISHGPFDGQLHSYRARAYGIPDSPEPIDAQVIEQNPYSVVSLENWWDPLLAGPLGIAPQTMQVDVGGLAQTAIASSPYIRGILTQPHIRQNDLVIADANFDTLAFVEGKFADTSDPIGSLLTTGNAFGRYRDQTFSSSMGLRKKGHAGTQFELIQRGGFQDNNSTFLVPNPQGTTRLEVNVTQPLMKDRGRAVNDIRVLLARIDVQIATSEVRSSLESHLVDVSAAYWNLYQSRAQWLQRSRLLANASELSEILRARGEVDAFKRQILRADAAVASRRADLVRSETEIRNAQAQLRLLTGDPQLLQTNRWELLPSERPLVEAVTLSTRQATITALDNRTDIAESIRKVQATSAGVGVAKNQVLPRLDLILSTYVAGLDTNSNTFGAFENQFSTGRPSFAAGLLFERPVGNRAAEARLNRNRWELTRSIFEFQQAAETAFTEVEVAVRETHTAFNEMIAKKQAIDAANREVDYLKQRWQWLPDPNESAVLLIEDLLDAQERLTDEEESFVRAQVAYALSWVQLRRSMGVLLRFDGAGINGVPDEAIQDGMIAEELLCDPVDSSELESGEIVSDEVISQ, via the coding sequence GTGAAACTACGGAATTGCTGCAAACCGCTACTCTTTGCCATCGGTTCGATGGTTGTGGTAGCGACTGCGCATCCGAGCACGGCCCAGACGCCACAGCAGCCAGAGATTCAACGCACAGGCACACCCCAGCCGATTTCGATCGCGACGTTGCAAAAGGTTTGGGAGACATCGTCGACGCCGATCATGGTCCCGCCATCATCCCTGTCGCGTTCGATGTCATCATTCGATGACATTCCTCCACCGATCAGCCACGGACCTTTCGACGGCCAACTTCATTCGTATCGCGCCCGTGCCTATGGGATTCCCGACTCGCCTGAACCGATCGATGCTCAAGTCATCGAACAAAATCCGTATTCGGTCGTCTCGCTGGAAAACTGGTGGGATCCCTTACTGGCGGGTCCGCTTGGGATCGCACCGCAGACCATGCAAGTTGACGTTGGCGGGCTAGCGCAGACCGCCATCGCGTCGTCGCCATACATTCGCGGGATTTTGACGCAGCCGCACATCCGTCAAAACGATTTGGTCATTGCCGATGCCAACTTTGACACGCTCGCATTCGTTGAGGGCAAGTTCGCTGACACCAGCGACCCGATTGGAAGCTTGCTTACGACCGGTAACGCATTTGGTCGTTACCGAGACCAAACCTTCTCTTCGTCGATGGGGCTACGAAAGAAGGGGCACGCGGGGACTCAATTCGAGTTGATCCAGCGAGGCGGATTTCAAGACAACAACTCGACCTTTTTGGTCCCTAATCCACAGGGGACGACGAGGCTGGAAGTGAACGTCACTCAGCCGTTGATGAAAGATCGCGGTCGAGCAGTCAATGATATTCGTGTGCTGCTGGCTCGGATTGATGTTCAAATCGCCACGAGCGAAGTTCGCAGCAGTCTGGAAAGTCATCTGGTTGACGTCTCGGCAGCCTACTGGAATCTGTACCAATCGCGTGCCCAGTGGTTGCAGCGAAGCCGGTTGCTAGCCAATGCGTCCGAGCTCTCCGAGATTCTTCGTGCTCGAGGCGAAGTCGATGCATTCAAACGACAGATTCTTCGCGCCGATGCGGCCGTTGCTAGCCGTCGTGCGGACTTGGTCCGTAGCGAAACGGAAATTCGCAACGCGCAGGCACAGTTACGATTGCTGACCGGTGATCCGCAGTTGCTGCAAACCAACCGCTGGGAACTGTTGCCGTCGGAACGTCCATTGGTCGAAGCCGTCACGTTGTCGACCCGACAAGCGACCATCACGGCGCTTGATAATCGCACGGACATTGCCGAGTCAATTCGCAAAGTTCAAGCGACCTCGGCAGGGGTTGGCGTGGCCAAGAACCAAGTCTTGCCGCGTTTGGATTTGATTCTTAGCACTTATGTCGCGGGACTGGATACGAATTCAAACACCTTTGGTGCATTTGAGAATCAGTTTTCAACCGGCAGGCCAAGTTTTGCTGCAGGGTTGCTGTTTGAACGTCCCGTTGGCAATCGCGCGGCCGAAGCACGACTGAACCGGAATCGATGGGAACTGACTCGATCGATTTTTGAATTTCAACAGGCCGCCGAAACAGCGTTTACCGAAGTCGAAGTGGCGGTTCGCGAAACGCATACGGCGTTCAATGAAATGATCGCCAAAAAGCAGGCCATCGACGCAGCCAATCGCGAGGTTGACTATCTGAAGCAGCGTTGGCAGTGGCTGCCCGATCCGAACGAGTCGGCGGTTCTGCTGATCGAAGATTTGCTTGACGCGCAAGAACGTCTGACGGACGAAGAAGAATCGTTCGTTAGAGCACAGGTCGCCTATGCGCTTTCGTGGGTCCAACTGCGACGGTCGATGGGCGTGCTGCTGCGTTTTGACGGCGCAGGTATAAACGGAGTTCCCGACGAAGCGATCCAGGACGGCATGATTGCCGAGGAATTGCTTTGCGACCCCGTGGATTCAAGCGAATTGGAATCAGGCGAAATTGTCTCGGACGAGGTGATTTCGCAATGA
- a CDS encoding preprotein translocase subunit SecA: MRGAWAGLFGQSSEQTAKAKQKATLLSDRNRIDAMVTQTRLVADSLRGVSSSRLREHGERLGKMGRGIKLFSGTHDRDQQLQYEKLMVLGIAGMTEAIRRNLSLELFDTQIFASLVVGQGAIAEMQTGEGKTLAVAAAVYFKSLHGRGVHVATPNDYLARRDQARLQSSFASLGAFTAVVDDKVSPQQRRDAYSADVTYAAGHTFGFDYLRDQVLMGDPNLSGLGRLTLARLAGDSPTKLMFQRGLCVAIVDEIDHVLIDDAVSPLLLSAAGSGSAVDEEVHREAFEWAGRLVRGVSFVITSSGNVELTEEGLHDVYHHCEMVMHDSLLRPWHEYVVLALRAKYCYQRDVDYIVCEDEVRIADASTGRIHADRSWSGGLHQAIQVREGLPVQPETRPIARITRQTFYRNYSFVGGMTGTVDGCEREFADVYGLPVVSLSPRVPSRRQLFPACVASSRREKVTAIVDETETLVRSGRAVLIGTLSIAASHELAEAIEARGLKCQLLNGVQDEDEAAIVARAGKSGAITVATNLAGRGTDIVVEDSVLAKGGLHVIACDHHLLARVDRQLVGRSARCGDPGSARFFVASDDCLVADHAPWVSRAIKRWDRDGRAGDLAIEESIARVQQKQQRQQSASRMQLMQSDQHDERLLERSSGTPRGCIQLGL, from the coding sequence ATGAGAGGTGCATGGGCGGGATTGTTTGGACAATCGTCGGAACAAACTGCAAAAGCAAAGCAAAAAGCGACGTTGCTGAGTGATCGGAATCGTATCGATGCGATGGTCACCCAGACGCGGCTGGTTGCCGATTCGCTTCGCGGTGTGTCATCGTCACGGCTTCGTGAACATGGTGAACGCTTGGGAAAGATGGGCCGCGGAATCAAATTGTTCAGTGGCACCCATGATCGCGACCAGCAACTTCAATACGAAAAGTTAATGGTTTTGGGGATCGCTGGGATGACCGAAGCGATTCGGCGAAATCTGTCGCTGGAACTTTTTGATACCCAAATTTTTGCAAGCCTGGTCGTTGGGCAAGGCGCGATAGCAGAAATGCAAACCGGTGAAGGCAAGACGTTGGCAGTCGCCGCGGCCGTGTATTTCAAGTCGTTGCACGGACGGGGCGTCCACGTCGCGACTCCGAACGACTACTTGGCCCGACGTGATCAAGCGAGATTGCAGTCGTCGTTTGCGTCGCTTGGTGCATTTACCGCAGTGGTTGATGACAAAGTTTCGCCCCAGCAGCGCCGTGATGCGTATTCAGCCGACGTGACGTATGCCGCTGGTCACACGTTCGGCTTTGACTATCTGCGCGACCAAGTTTTGATGGGCGATCCTAACTTGTCTGGCCTAGGACGGCTGACGCTGGCTCGATTAGCTGGCGACAGTCCAACAAAGTTGATGTTTCAGCGTGGTCTGTGTGTGGCGATTGTCGACGAAATTGATCACGTTCTGATTGACGATGCTGTGTCACCGCTGTTGCTGAGTGCTGCTGGGTCGGGAAGTGCCGTTGACGAAGAAGTCCACCGCGAAGCATTCGAGTGGGCCGGTCGACTGGTCCGTGGCGTTTCGTTTGTGATCACGTCAAGCGGTAACGTTGAATTGACCGAGGAAGGACTTCACGATGTCTACCATCACTGCGAAATGGTGATGCACGATAGTCTGTTGCGTCCGTGGCACGAGTACGTCGTTTTGGCGCTGCGGGCAAAGTATTGCTACCAGCGAGATGTCGACTATATCGTTTGTGAAGACGAAGTTCGAATTGCGGATGCGTCGACAGGACGAATCCACGCGGACCGATCTTGGTCGGGTGGCCTGCATCAAGCCATTCAGGTTCGTGAAGGCTTGCCAGTGCAGCCAGAGACTCGGCCGATTGCTCGAATTACTCGGCAAACGTTCTATCGCAACTATTCGTTTGTCGGGGGGATGACGGGGACCGTTGATGGTTGCGAGCGAGAGTTTGCCGACGTGTATGGTTTGCCGGTGGTAAGTCTGTCGCCGCGAGTACCGTCACGCCGTCAATTGTTTCCGGCCTGTGTCGCGAGCTCTCGTCGCGAAAAAGTGACAGCGATTGTCGACGAGACGGAAACGCTGGTTCGATCAGGGCGTGCTGTTCTCATCGGTACGCTCAGCATCGCAGCTAGCCATGAATTGGCAGAAGCGATTGAAGCACGAGGATTGAAATGCCAGTTGCTAAACGGCGTGCAAGATGAAGACGAGGCCGCCATCGTTGCTCGTGCTGGAAAAAGTGGTGCAATCACGGTTGCCACCAATCTTGCTGGCCGCGGCACTGACATCGTTGTGGAGGATTCCGTGCTCGCGAAGGGTGGTTTGCATGTTATCGCCTGCGATCACCACTTGCTCGCGCGTGTCGATCGACAACTGGTTGGACGTTCGGCGCGGTGCGGTGATCCGGGCAGTGCAAGATTCTTTGTTGCAAGTGACGACTGCCTAGTCGCCGATCATGCGCCATGGGTGTCACGAGCGATTAAACGTTGGGATCGGGATGGCCGCGCGGGTGACCTAGCAATTGAAGAATCAATCGCGCGAGTCCAACAGAAACAACAGCGACAACAGTCTGCTTCGCGGATGCAGTTGATGCAGTCCGATCAACACGATGAACGTTTGCTCGAACGATCGAGCGGAACGCCTCGCGGTTGCATCCAACTGGGACTCTAA